The proteins below are encoded in one region of Oncorhynchus gorbuscha isolate QuinsamMale2020 ecotype Even-year linkage group LG01, OgorEven_v1.0, whole genome shotgun sequence:
- the LOC124009132 gene encoding interferon-inducible double-stranded RNA-dependent protein kinase activator A homolog — protein MSQDGFQPTLIRTTHTNNTSSSIQQPHAPCPGKTPIQVLHEYGTKTGNLPVYVMEKAEGEAHQPSFIFNVTIGDLSCTGQGASKKAAKHKAAESALNLLEIDPGTPLHIKKESNGNPAKPNDQPNSVGKLQELALQQGWRLPEYTVFTEAGPPHKREFTVTCRMESLTETATGNSKKVAKKAGAEKMLAKLLNVSGCPEITWIPKPGVRLENLRNSSAEKMSLLRRNPLSIPNTDYIQMMLELSQEQGFEVTYFDIDELTVNGQYQCLAELSTSPVAVCHGTGISCGNAHNDAAHNALQYIKIMASIK, from the exons ATGTCTCAAGACGGATTTCAACCTACACTTATAAGGACCACGCACACTAACAACACGAG CTCGAGTATTCAACAACCACATGCACCGTGCCCTGGTAAAACACCCATACAAGTTCTACATGAATATGGAACAAAAACGGGTAACCTTCCCGTGTACGTGATGGAAAAGGCCGAAGGGGAGGCGCACCAACCCAGCTTCATCTTCAACGTTACAATAGGAGATCTGTCCTGCACAG GTCAAGGAGCCAGTAAAAAAGCCGCCAAACACAAAGCCGCTGAGTCTGCCCTGAACCTTCTGGAAATAGACCCCGGAACACC ccttcacataaagaaggagagtaatggaaaCCCAGCGAAGCCTAACGACCAACCCAACTCAGTGGGGAAACTGCAG GAGCTGGCCCTGCAGCAGGGATGGCGCCTCCCTGAATACACTGTTTTCACAGAGGCAGGCCCACCTCACAAGAGAGAGTTCACGGTTACCTGCAGAATGGAGTCGCTCACAGAGACCG CGACGGGAAATTCCAAGAAGGTGGCTAAAAAGGCAGGTGCTGAGAAGATGTTAGCAAAACTTCTAAATGTGTCTGGTTGTCCTGAAATCACATGG ATCCCAAAGCCCGGTGTCCGATTGGAGAACTTGCGTAACTCCTCGGCAGAGAAGATGTCTCTCCTAAGAAGGAACCCACTCAGTATTCCCAACACAGACTACATCCAGATGATGCTGGAGCTGTCCCAAGAGCAGGGCTTTGAAGTCACATACTTTGACATTG ATGAGCTGACAGTGAACGGGCAGTACCAGTGCTTGGCAGAGCTGTCCACCTCACCCGTCGCCGTATGCCACGGAACAGGCATCTCCTGCGGCAACGCACATAACGACGCCGCACACAACGCTCTCCAGTACATCAAGATCATGGCTTCCATCAAATGA